A DNA window from Boseongicola sp. contains the following coding sequences:
- a CDS encoding nucleoside hydrolase, protein MAAPRKIIIDTDPGQDDAVAILLALASPDEVDVLGVVAVAGNVPLNLTQKNARIVCELAGRPDVRVFAGCDQPLSRKLVTAEHVHGKTGLDGPQLPEPNMPLQEQHGVDFIIQTLRNEEPGTVTLVPIGPLTNIAQAFQQAPDIVDRVQEIVLMGGAYFEVGNSTPAAEFNIYVDPEAAEIVFKSGVEIVVMPLDLTHKALTNATWVQGMRDLGTDVGQMVAEWTDFFERFDKEKYGSEGAPLHDPCTVAYLINPSMFSGRKVNVEIETSSELTLGMTVADWWGVTDRPVNAMFMGDIDKKMFFDLLTERLARL, encoded by the coding sequence ATGGCCGCCCCACGCAAAATTATCATAGATACTGATCCCGGCCAGGACGACGCCGTTGCCATTCTTCTGGCGCTGGCTTCACCAGATGAAGTTGACGTATTGGGTGTTGTCGCGGTCGCAGGCAACGTCCCTCTGAACCTCACTCAGAAGAACGCTCGCATCGTCTGTGAACTGGCTGGGCGTCCAGATGTTAGGGTCTTCGCTGGTTGCGATCAGCCTTTGTCACGCAAGCTGGTAACTGCCGAGCACGTTCACGGGAAAACCGGCTTGGACGGACCACAACTTCCAGAGCCAAATATGCCGCTGCAGGAGCAGCACGGCGTGGATTTTATCATCCAGACCCTTCGAAACGAAGAGCCCGGAACGGTTACCCTGGTTCCAATCGGCCCGCTAACGAACATCGCCCAAGCCTTTCAGCAGGCACCGGACATAGTCGATCGCGTTCAGGAGATCGTTCTGATGGGTGGCGCCTACTTCGAAGTCGGCAACAGCACACCCGCAGCCGAATTCAACATCTATGTCGATCCTGAAGCCGCTGAAATCGTTTTCAAATCTGGGGTCGAAATCGTCGTCATGCCGCTAGACCTCACCCACAAGGCCCTGACCAACGCCACGTGGGTTCAAGGAATGCGCGATCTTGGTACCGACGTCGGCCAAATGGTTGCAGAATGGACCGATTTTTTCGAAAGGTTCGACAAAGAAAAATACGGCTCCGAAGGCGCACCGCTACATGACCCCTGCACCGTGGCTTATCTGATCAACCCTTCTATGTTTTCGGGTCGCAAAGTGAATGTAGAGATTGAAACCTCCTCCGAACTTACACTCGGAATGACAGTTGCCGATTGGTGGGGCGTGACGGATCGCCCAGTCAACGCAATGTTCATGGGCGACATTGACAAAAAGATGTTCTTTGACCTTCTGACCGAAAGACTGGCGCGCCTTTAG
- a CDS encoding extracellular solute-binding protein, translating to MRTAPIMLAVSLIAAPAFSAEVNIYSYRQPELIQPLLDGFTQETGIETNVAFVNKGLVERLLAEGKRSPADIILTTDISRLTEAKSAGVTQPVKSDALSSSIPANLRDPAGEWFALTTRARIIYASKDRVAPGEVTTYDDLADPKWKGRICTRSGTHSYTLGLLSAVIEHVGPETAESWLQGVKANLAKAPEGNDRAQVKSIWAGECDISIGNTYYMGAMLNDPDQQDWANAVRIEFPTFADNNQTHVNVSGVAMTASAPNRDNALKFMEYLASNNAQSIFASAVYEYPASPDADISDLVASWGSFDPDQTDLATISQHRAEALKIVERVDFDGAAGTDG from the coding sequence ATGCGAACCGCCCCTATCATGCTCGCCGTGTCGTTGATTGCAGCACCCGCATTCAGCGCCGAGGTCAATATCTACTCGTATCGCCAGCCGGAACTTATCCAGCCACTATTGGATGGGTTTACCCAAGAAACAGGCATCGAAACGAATGTTGCTTTTGTGAACAAGGGATTGGTCGAACGGCTTCTGGCAGAAGGCAAACGTTCTCCAGCCGACATCATTCTGACCACTGACATCAGCCGCCTAACCGAAGCTAAATCCGCAGGGGTCACTCAGCCCGTCAAAAGCGATGCGCTCTCGTCTTCAATTCCAGCAAACTTACGCGACCCCGCTGGTGAGTGGTTCGCGCTGACAACAAGGGCACGGATCATCTATGCCTCCAAAGATCGTGTCGCCCCCGGAGAAGTCACAACTTACGATGATCTGGCCGACCCAAAATGGAAAGGCCGCATCTGCACCCGCTCGGGCACTCATTCCTACACTCTTGGACTTCTGTCGGCTGTTATTGAACACGTTGGGCCTGAAACCGCAGAAAGCTGGCTTCAAGGCGTAAAGGCAAATCTGGCCAAGGCTCCCGAAGGTAATGACCGCGCGCAGGTCAAATCGATCTGGGCTGGTGAATGCGATATATCGATTGGAAACACCTACTACATGGGCGCAATGCTGAATGATCCGGATCAGCAAGACTGGGCAAACGCGGTTCGCATCGAGTTTCCGACATTCGCCGATAACAACCAAACCCATGTGAATGTTTCAGGTGTTGCCATGACAGCCAGCGCTCCCAATCGGGATAATGCGCTGAAATTCATGGAATACTTGGCATCCAACAACGCGCAATCCATCTTTGCATCCGCTGTCTATGAATACCCTGCTAGTCCCGATGCTGATATTTCGGACTTAGTGGCGTCATGGGGTTCTTTCGATCCAGATCAAACAGATTTGGCGACAATTTCCCAGCACCGCGCCGAAGCTTTGAAGATAGTCGAACGTGTGGACTTTGATGGTGCTGCAGGCACAGATGGATAA
- the mazG gene encoding nucleoside triphosphate pyrophosphohydrolase, whose product MTITTDPIGNTPDGLPRLLEVMRRLRDKDTGCPWDIEQDFASIAPYTIEEAYEVADAIERTNWPDLQGELGDLLLQVVYHSQMAEESGLFTFDDVAKRISSKMISRHPHVFGSENRNKSAEQQTADWEKAKAAERSNDGEKRTLDGVALGLPALMRALKLQKRLSRVGFDWGETGPVLEKLMEEIQELEDAKNISKDETEAEFGDLLFVMVNLSRHWGIDPEQALKRTNAKVERRFAAIEDELAGSGKSPADSTLDEMDALWNEIKAREK is encoded by the coding sequence ATGACAATCACCACTGATCCCATTGGAAACACGCCTGACGGATTGCCAAGACTATTGGAAGTCATGCGCCGCCTACGAGACAAGGACACCGGCTGTCCCTGGGATATTGAGCAGGACTTTGCCTCAATCGCGCCCTACACTATCGAAGAAGCCTATGAAGTCGCCGACGCGATCGAGCGCACAAATTGGCCGGACCTGCAGGGGGAACTTGGCGATCTCTTGCTTCAGGTTGTTTACCACAGTCAGATGGCAGAAGAGTCCGGCCTGTTCACTTTCGATGACGTTGCCAAACGCATCTCTTCCAAGATGATCAGCCGTCACCCACATGTTTTTGGGTCTGAAAACAGGAACAAAAGCGCGGAACAACAAACCGCCGATTGGGAAAAAGCCAAAGCAGCTGAGCGCTCCAATGATGGCGAAAAGCGCACCTTGGACGGCGTGGCACTTGGATTACCAGCGCTGATGCGCGCCCTGAAACTGCAGAAAAGACTGTCCCGCGTCGGTTTTGACTGGGGTGAAACTGGTCCTGTTCTGGAAAAACTCATGGAAGAAATCCAAGAGCTGGAAGACGCCAAAAACATCTCCAAAGATGAAACCGAAGCCGAATTCGGCGATCTACTATTCGTTATGGTCAATCTTTCTCGCCACTGGGGCATTGACCCAGAGCAAGCGCTCAAACGCACAAATGCAAAAGTTGAAAGGCGGTTCGCAGCTATTGAAGACGAACTTGCAGGTTCTGGCAAATCACCAGCGGATTCCACGCTCGATGAGATGGATGCGTTATGGAACGAAATTAAGGCACGCGAGAAATAG
- the speB gene encoding agmatinase, with amino-acid sequence MALEDAANEVDVAVTRKDPRGLAYENVFSGVSSFLRRKLTKELDDIDIAVTGVPFDQAVTHRSGARFGPRAIREASTLQAGDPPYGWGFDPLSEFAIADYGDMAFDYARVADVPVLIESHIDGILDTETSCLTLGGDHSITLPILRAHAKKFGPLALLQFDAHSDTWIDDEPARVDRGTIIYKAVKEGLIDVEKSVQVGIRISNDTPMGIRRIGAREVHEASAPDIVSKIKEIIGESNVYLSFDIDAMDPAYAPGTGTPVWGGLTSAQVAAMLRDLAGINLIGADVVEVAPAYDHASITAVAAAHVGYELICLLAWNRRSDF; translated from the coding sequence ATGGCGTTGGAAGATGCTGCCAATGAGGTGGATGTAGCAGTCACCCGGAAGGATCCACGTGGGTTAGCCTATGAGAATGTGTTTTCCGGTGTGTCCTCATTTTTGCGTCGAAAGCTCACCAAAGAGCTTGATGACATTGATATTGCGGTGACTGGAGTGCCTTTCGATCAAGCGGTGACGCACCGTTCTGGTGCACGGTTTGGACCCCGCGCAATTCGAGAAGCATCGACGCTGCAAGCTGGAGATCCCCCGTATGGTTGGGGTTTTGATCCATTGAGCGAGTTTGCAATTGCCGACTACGGTGACATGGCATTTGATTATGCCCGTGTCGCGGATGTTCCGGTGCTTATTGAATCTCATATAGACGGTATTCTGGATACAGAAACGTCCTGTCTGACCTTGGGTGGGGATCATTCGATAACTCTTCCAATTTTGCGCGCCCACGCCAAGAAATTTGGTCCGCTCGCGCTTTTGCAGTTCGATGCGCATTCGGACACCTGGATTGATGATGAACCCGCACGGGTCGATCGTGGCACAATCATCTATAAGGCGGTGAAAGAAGGCCTGATCGATGTCGAGAAGTCAGTTCAAGTGGGCATTCGAATTAGCAATGATACTCCAATGGGTATTCGGCGTATTGGAGCACGAGAAGTTCATGAGGCTAGTGCGCCAGATATTGTGAGCAAAATCAAAGAGATAATAGGAGAATCTAACGTTTATCTGAGCTTTGACATTGATGCGATGGACCCTGCATATGCGCCAGGAACCGGCACGCCAGTTTGGGGCGGTCTAACGTCTGCGCAAGTCGCCGCAATGCTACGGGATTTGGCGGGCATCAATCTAATCGGAGCGGATGTCGTAGAAGTTGCGCCGGCATATGATCATGCGAGTATCACAGCGGTCGCGGCCGCACATGTTGGATACGAGTTGATTTGTTTGTTGGCATGGAACCGCCGATCAGATTTCTGA
- a CDS encoding DUF1499 domain-containing protein, producing the protein MGNFALVVGIIALITFMWSRWSPTNPDEWHLDPADVDDSAQRSFRLIGREAPRFSGPLSEVLQEFSEVALSEPGVKALEGDISEGMMTFVARAPVTGTRDVITVKAVAEGANTKVSVISRQRMKLGSDAGRNRDRLDRWLAELQLRFA; encoded by the coding sequence ATGGGCAACTTTGCTTTAGTTGTTGGTATTATTGCACTAATTACCTTTATGTGGAGCAGGTGGTCACCTACGAATCCGGATGAATGGCATTTGGATCCAGCGGATGTTGACGACAGTGCACAGCGGTCATTTCGCCTTATCGGGCGGGAAGCGCCCAGATTTTCTGGGCCGCTTTCAGAGGTCTTACAAGAATTTTCGGAAGTTGCTCTGAGTGAACCGGGAGTTAAGGCCCTGGAGGGCGATATCTCGGAGGGTATGATGACTTTCGTCGCTAGGGCTCCAGTGACCGGAACACGCGATGTCATAACTGTTAAGGCCGTTGCCGAAGGTGCTAACACAAAAGTTTCGGTGATTTCGCGCCAGCGCATGAAGTTGGGGTCAGATGCCGGACGCAACCGTGACAGATTGGATCGCTGGCTGGCTGAACTGCAACTGCGGTTCGCTTAG
- the prfA gene encoding peptide chain release factor 1 translates to MIPSDTLDQITARFQFLEAKMAGGADAGEIAALAKEYSDLRPVVAEIAEYQALLTGQAEAESMLDDPEMRALAEEELLGLRGSIPAAEQALRVSLLPKDAADARPAIIEIRPGTGGDEAALFAGDLLRMYQRYAEAKGWRFNIIEHSESELGGIKEAVVNVAGEGVFARLKFESGVHRVQRVPETESGGRIHTSAATVAVLPEAEEVDIDIPVTDIRIDTMRASGAGGQHVNTTDSAVRITHIPSGIVVTSSEKSQHQNRAIAMQVLRAKLFDAERQKAADERAAERKSQVGSGDRSERIRTYNFPQGRMTDHRIGLTLYKLSEIMQGDLDEIVDALTADDQAAKLAEQGL, encoded by the coding sequence ATGATCCCGTCTGATACACTTGACCAGATTACCGCGCGTTTCCAGTTCCTTGAGGCCAAAATGGCCGGTGGGGCAGATGCCGGTGAAATAGCTGCACTTGCGAAAGAATACTCGGATCTGCGTCCAGTAGTTGCGGAGATTGCCGAGTATCAGGCGCTGTTGACGGGGCAGGCAGAAGCCGAATCTATGCTTGATGATCCGGAAATGCGCGCTCTGGCAGAAGAAGAATTGCTTGGGCTTCGTGGTAGTATTCCGGCGGCGGAGCAAGCTCTGCGCGTTTCGCTTTTGCCGAAAGATGCGGCGGATGCTCGCCCAGCTATCATTGAGATCCGTCCTGGAACAGGTGGCGACGAGGCGGCGCTTTTTGCAGGGGATCTTCTGCGGATGTATCAGCGCTATGCCGAGGCCAAGGGTTGGCGGTTCAACATTATCGAGCATTCAGAGTCTGAGCTGGGCGGGATCAAAGAGGCTGTCGTTAATGTCGCGGGCGAGGGAGTGTTTGCCCGTTTGAAGTTCGAGTCTGGGGTGCATCGTGTGCAAAGGGTGCCCGAAACCGAAAGTGGTGGCCGTATTCATACCTCGGCAGCAACTGTTGCCGTGCTTCCAGAGGCAGAAGAGGTCGACATCGATATCCCAGTGACTGACATCCGGATTGATACCATGCGAGCCAGCGGCGCAGGCGGGCAGCACGTGAACACCACAGATTCGGCTGTTCGCATTACGCATATTCCAAGCGGTATTGTCGTAACGTCGTCTGAGAAATCACAGCACCAGAACCGTGCGATTGCGATGCAGGTTCTACGGGCGAAACTCTTTGATGCCGAGAGGCAAAAGGCCGCCGACGAGCGCGCGGCCGAGCGCAAGTCGCAAGTGGGATCTGGTGACCGGTCCGAACGTATCCGAACCTACAACTTTCCGCAGGGCCGTATGACGGATCATAGAATTGGTCTTACTTTATATAAGCTTAGCGAGATCATGCAGGGTGATCTTGATGAGATTGTCGACGCTTTGACCGCGGATGATCAGGCTGCGAAACTGGCAGAGCAGGGACTTTGA
- the prmC gene encoding peptide chain release factor N(5)-glutamine methyltransferase, with amino-acid sequence MLSRNGVSDAVRDARRLLAFAMGVDIDRITLMLRDDVGGVVAKLFDELIQRRANREPVSHIIGGRWFRDHWFRVSADVLDPRPETEMLVDIALERSVERCLDLGTGSGCILLSILAEAKGATGIGCDASDGALRCAQTNTDALGMGSRVSFVKSNWWSGLSGAFDLIVSNPPYIALDEMDALQPEVREFEPRGALTDEGDGTSAYIEIARRAREFLHPDGRLIVEIGKTQASAVSQIFRSEGLEDIQTYTDLNGHDRVVACSVKVNGK; translated from the coding sequence ATGTTGTCACGCAATGGTGTTTCGGATGCGGTCCGGGATGCTCGCCGACTTTTGGCATTTGCCATGGGTGTCGACATTGACCGAATTACTTTGATGCTGCGCGATGATGTTGGTGGGGTCGTGGCCAAGCTATTTGACGAGTTGATCCAACGGCGCGCAAATCGCGAGCCAGTATCTCACATTATCGGGGGTCGGTGGTTTCGCGATCATTGGTTTCGCGTTTCAGCGGACGTGTTGGACCCGAGGCCAGAAACAGAAATGTTGGTGGACATTGCGTTAGAGAGGTCGGTTGAACGTTGCCTGGACCTAGGGACCGGTAGCGGTTGCATTCTACTTAGCATACTGGCTGAAGCAAAAGGCGCGACAGGTATTGGTTGTGATGCGTCCGATGGCGCCTTGCGGTGTGCTCAAACAAACACAGACGCATTGGGGATGGGCAGTCGAGTCTCTTTCGTTAAGTCCAACTGGTGGTCCGGATTGAGCGGTGCATTCGATCTTATCGTCTCGAACCCGCCTTACATCGCACTGGACGAAATGGATGCTCTTCAACCCGAAGTGCGGGAATTTGAGCCGCGGGGCGCTTTGACTGACGAAGGTGATGGCACTTCGGCATATATCGAAATTGCGCGGCGGGCGCGCGAGTTTTTACACCCTGACGGGAGGCTAATCGTCGAGATCGGGAAAACGCAGGCAAGTGCAGTTTCACAGATTTTTCGGAGCGAGGGACTTGAAGATATCCAAACCTATACCGACTTGAATGGTCATGACCGTGTAGTCGCTTGCTCGGTCAAAGTTAACGGAAAATAG
- a CDS encoding DUF4167 domain-containing protein, giving the protein MRSSKSRSRSKSNRNRSVGNVVNRVFDSSGPEGKVRGTPQQIIDKYNQLARDAQLSNDRVAAENFQQHAEHYLRMLAEAQREQQERQQQHQQNQQNNQNQQNNQNQQNNQNQQPRRHDNEQPAGNGVQPDVQDATQPQPSSKEAPKSGGDVIDLDSSGVETGLVETPEERPQRARKPRKKPEPKPKAQDEGNGEQPVISETPAAPDAAE; this is encoded by the coding sequence ATGAGATCATCAAAATCACGTTCGCGGTCGAAGTCGAACCGCAACCGTTCCGTCGGTAATGTCGTTAACCGAGTTTTCGACAGTTCAGGCCCCGAGGGGAAGGTTCGCGGAACGCCGCAGCAAATAATTGATAAGTACAATCAACTTGCACGCGATGCGCAATTGTCGAATGACCGCGTAGCGGCCGAGAATTTTCAGCAGCATGCTGAGCATTATTTGCGTATGCTGGCAGAGGCACAGCGTGAACAGCAGGAACGGCAGCAACAGCACCAGCAGAACCAACAAAACAATCAAAATCAGCAAAACAATCAAAACCAGCAGAATAATCAAAATCAGCAGCCGCGCCGCCACGACAATGAGCAGCCTGCGGGAAATGGTGTTCAGCCGGATGTGCAGGACGCCACCCAGCCTCAACCGAGTTCCAAAGAGGCGCCGAAATCAGGTGGTGATGTAATTGATCTTGACAGTTCGGGTGTTGAAACCGGTTTGGTAGAGACCCCGGAAGAGCGGCCCCAGCGCGCACGCAAGCCAAGAAAAAAGCCGGAACCGAAGCCAAAAGCGCAGGACGAGGGAAACGGTGAGCAGCCCGTGATTTCTGAGACACCTGCGGCCCCGGATGCTGCAGAATAA
- the rsmA gene encoding 16S rRNA (adenine(1518)-N(6)/adenine(1519)-N(6))-dimethyltransferase RsmA has product MSAIDDLPPLRDVIAKHGLSARKSLGQNFLLDLNLTAKIARVGGDLSASDILEIGPGPGGLTRGLLAEGARRVLAVEKDERCLPALQQIADAYPDRLTVISADALDLDISGMLVPPIKIAANLPYNVGTELLTRWLDPPEWPPFWESMTLMFQKEVAQRIVARPGSKTYGRLSILASWRSDARIAMELPPAAFSPPPKVHSAVVHLKSLPEPRFPADGKTLLRLVAQAFNQRRKMMRASLKGAAPDIEDRLIAAGIKPTDRAENVELEQFCTLARTILEP; this is encoded by the coding sequence ATGAGCGCAATTGATGACCTGCCACCTCTGCGTGACGTGATTGCCAAGCACGGATTGTCGGCGCGAAAATCTCTCGGCCAGAACTTTCTCTTAGATCTCAACTTAACAGCTAAGATTGCACGGGTTGGAGGTGATCTGAGTGCCTCCGACATCCTTGAAATCGGCCCTGGCCCAGGTGGGCTGACGCGTGGTCTCTTGGCAGAAGGAGCCCGCCGTGTCCTGGCGGTTGAAAAAGACGAACGCTGTCTGCCCGCACTTCAACAAATCGCAGACGCATATCCCGACAGGCTCACTGTAATTTCAGCAGACGCATTGGATTTGGACATTTCCGGAATGTTGGTGCCACCAATCAAGATCGCCGCCAATCTTCCGTACAACGTCGGAACAGAGCTCCTGACACGCTGGCTTGATCCACCAGAATGGCCTCCATTCTGGGAAAGCATGACTTTGATGTTTCAAAAGGAGGTCGCACAGCGCATCGTCGCACGTCCAGGAAGCAAAACTTATGGCCGCCTAAGCATCCTTGCCTCTTGGCGAAGCGATGCCAGAATTGCGATGGAGCTGCCGCCGGCTGCCTTTTCGCCACCACCCAAAGTGCACTCGGCAGTTGTACATTTGAAGTCGCTACCAGAGCCACGATTTCCCGCAGATGGCAAAACGCTTTTGCGCCTTGTGGCTCAAGCTTTCAATCAGCGCCGAAAGATGATGCGCGCAAGCCTTAAAGGTGCCGCGCCAGATATCGAAGATCGCTTGATAGCTGCTGGTATCAAACCCACGGACCGCGCAGAAAACGTAGAGCTAGAGCAATTTTGTACTCTGGCACGAACCATACTAGAACCTTAG
- the pdxA gene encoding 4-hydroxythreonine-4-phosphate dehydrogenase PdxA translates to MRQSVALTCGDPAGIGPEIAIKARQALKDQMPFFWIGDPRHLPAETSYQVIETPAEVPDVSSTKLPVLRHDFPCPATPGNPTPENASSIVTAIERAVSLVKSGQVSGLCTSPISKKILVDHADFKHPGHTEFLAHLAGQDRSVMMLASSELRVVPATIHIPLRDVRGALTPNVLEYVLRTTLEALHKDFGLLVPRIAVAGLNPHAGEGGILGDEELEFIAPLCEKLRKEGHDVIGPLPADTMFHAAARSTYDAAVAMYHDQALIPIKTIAFDTGVNTTLGLPFIRTSPDHGTAFDIAGKGIANPNSLIEALKLADSMAQVRKKSLA, encoded by the coding sequence GTGAGGCAATCTGTTGCGCTGACATGCGGTGATCCAGCGGGAATAGGGCCCGAAATAGCCATAAAAGCTCGTCAGGCACTTAAAGACCAAATGCCATTCTTCTGGATCGGCGATCCGCGCCACCTGCCAGCGGAGACTTCCTACCAAGTCATCGAAACGCCAGCCGAAGTTCCGGATGTGTCATCAACAAAGCTGCCTGTCCTTCGCCACGACTTCCCATGTCCGGCCACACCGGGCAATCCCACACCCGAGAACGCCAGTTCGATCGTGACCGCAATCGAACGCGCTGTCAGCCTGGTCAAAAGTGGCCAAGTTTCCGGCCTCTGCACAAGTCCAATCTCAAAGAAAATTCTTGTTGATCACGCCGACTTCAAGCACCCCGGACACACCGAATTTCTTGCACATCTGGCAGGCCAAGACCGCAGCGTCATGATGTTGGCTTCCAGCGAACTACGTGTAGTACCTGCAACCATCCACATTCCATTGCGCGATGTTCGTGGTGCTCTAACGCCCAATGTCCTGGAATACGTACTGCGGACCACCCTTGAGGCCCTTCACAAAGATTTCGGGCTCTTGGTGCCGCGAATTGCCGTTGCGGGGTTGAACCCGCACGCAGGCGAAGGCGGCATTTTGGGTGATGAGGAACTGGAATTCATAGCGCCGCTTTGTGAAAAGCTGCGAAAAGAGGGGCATGATGTCATCGGCCCATTGCCCGCTGACACGATGTTTCACGCGGCTGCTCGATCCACCTATGACGCCGCAGTGGCAATGTATCACGATCAGGCATTGATACCCATCAAGACGATAGCCTTTGATACTGGCGTAAACACAACTTTGGGTTTGCCCTTCATTCGCACCTCTCCTGACCATGGGACAGCTTTTGATATTGCTGGCAAAGGCATAGCTAACCCAAATTCGTTAATCGAGGCGCTCAAACTGGCCGACAGCATGGCACAGGTTCGAAAGAAAAGTCTCGCATGA
- a CDS encoding peptidylprolyl isomerase: MGWVEQVLDRQTNTLAAANSMFGGRMIRIILTVAVALLLLPTTSTALNAQSRFTPAIQVGDQIVTRYQLDQRTLFLSLLNAPGDPRQLAREQLISEAIQLSATRQANIAPSDDQILSAQSEFAARADLTVDEFVGALAESGVNAQTFRDFMAAGVAWRSLVRQRFGETAAAISTDQIERALARTGTEGGVRILVTEILLPATSPETTRASRARASEIRSVTTEAEFSGFARQYSVANSRFNGGELGWAPLTALPPEVSAEISRINPGQISRPIDLENAIGLYFLRDIEQVAAGTPSTLAVDYALFVTGGDQASATALMGSIDTCDDLYGVAQGLPPQRLTRENTPIQGLPDDVRAAITGLDVGEATTSLRRNDQITILMLCSRSPAQESTVDMEIVQNRMANSRMGVMAADYLANLRASTHIVDLTAQ; this comes from the coding sequence ATGGGGTGGGTGGAGCAAGTGCTGGACCGACAAACAAACACACTTGCAGCGGCTAATTCGATGTTTGGAGGGCGGATGATCCGAATAATTCTGACAGTGGCGGTTGCGCTGTTGTTGTTGCCGACAACAAGCACGGCATTGAATGCACAAAGTAGGTTTACCCCGGCTATTCAGGTGGGCGATCAAATCGTTACACGGTATCAGCTGGACCAAAGAACCCTGTTTCTTTCGCTCTTGAACGCCCCTGGTGACCCGCGCCAGTTGGCGCGCGAACAACTCATCTCCGAGGCCATTCAGCTATCGGCCACTCGACAAGCTAACATTGCGCCCAGCGACGACCAAATCTTGTCCGCTCAATCTGAATTTGCCGCCCGCGCAGATCTAACAGTCGATGAATTTGTTGGCGCACTTGCCGAAAGCGGCGTCAACGCACAGACATTTCGCGATTTCATGGCGGCAGGAGTTGCCTGGCGCAGTCTGGTGCGGCAAAGATTTGGTGAAACTGCTGCCGCAATCTCGACGGATCAAATTGAAAGAGCTTTGGCCAGAACCGGCACAGAGGGCGGTGTCAGAATTCTGGTTACTGAAATTCTACTACCAGCGACCTCCCCCGAAACAACCCGAGCGTCTCGCGCAAGAGCCTCTGAAATTCGCTCGGTCACAACTGAAGCAGAGTTCTCCGGCTTCGCCAGACAGTATTCTGTTGCCAATTCGCGGTTCAACGGTGGCGAGCTTGGATGGGCTCCGCTAACTGCCCTTCCGCCCGAGGTTAGTGCCGAAATCAGTCGCATCAATCCAGGGCAAATATCGCGCCCTATCGATCTGGAAAACGCCATAGGCCTTTATTTCCTTCGAGACATCGAGCAAGTGGCTGCCGGAACACCAAGCACCCTAGCTGTCGACTACGCACTGTTTGTTACCGGCGGTGATCAAGCCAGCGCAACTGCATTAATGGGCAGCATCGATACGTGCGATGACTTATATGGCGTTGCGCAAGGCTTACCGCCGCAGCGGCTTACTCGCGAAAACACACCTATACAAGGACTTCCAGACGACGTTAGGGCAGCCATCACAGGTCTCGATGTAGGTGAGGCGACTACAAGTCTTCGCAGAAACGACCAGATCACAATCCTTATGCTGTGCAGCCGTAGCCCGGCACAGGAAAGTACGGTCGATATGGAAATCGTCCAAAACAGAATGGCGAATTCACGCATGGGCGTCATGGCAGCCGATTACCTGGCGAACTTACGCGCCAGCACGCACATCGTCGATCTAACGGCGCAATAG